Proteins from a genomic interval of Procambarus clarkii isolate CNS0578487 chromosome 45, FALCON_Pclarkii_2.0, whole genome shotgun sequence:
- the LOC123769784 gene encoding cyclin-dependent kinase 11B isoform X4, translating into MDSHEEDGEIRDEGRHHPQISIEDNEVEEDEFSMSSYDGDQGDSLDIKPPQAVVQRREKREKRDKRDRHRHKAERHKERHRNREHRGHEERRRDHRRHRDRSEGERRETREVREARRHEKRHERVPKHERPVIDLRSKIEKRKMVDRDMERRREREREEYYVDERDQYERIEYHREHQGRGGMGGGGGMGGNEYAPYPHHRREERPLVQLSPRERAERDRRMERFLVADKQKELSQREAETRRQRREEERREEERRDEHQVGRHRGDMLQHRHSRTHSPNEMPIQKKRKHHHDPYPSTEPTEEVTIVSDEEEEGEYEEIMEPEVRKGSKERRSDEEGKKKKKDDSRVVTQVESGASGSSDSESDSDSDSTSSETEVEEDEEEEEDEEEEEEEEKDDDTVKKEKDSGDLSVSGSGSGSARSGTLSPNQAGRYEDSPTVEDRRSDREEANYIPDSSPESPLELKEDLPSYYPAIMGCRSVDEFECLNRIEEGTYGVVYRAREKATNQIVALKRLKMEKEKEGFPITSLREVNTLLKGQHDNIVTVREIVVGSNMDKIYIVMDYVEHDLKSLMETMRQKKQMFTIGEVKTLMRQLLRAVHHLHDNWILHRDLKTSNLLLSHRGILKVGDFGLAREYGSPLKHYTPIVVTLWYRAPELLLGAKQYSTHIDVWSVGCIFGELLGMEPMFPGKSEIDQLNKIFKDLGTPSEKIWPGYSQLPLVKKTQFADFPYNHLRDRFKTRLSDQGFSLLNRFLTYNPQKRITCHEAISHEYFHKEAPAPVDPAMFPTWPAKSENPHGRSKKTGLSPKPPSGGKNFKELADVDDELAARGFFLGGASASGPGFVLKM; encoded by the exons ATGGATAGTCATGAAGAAGACGGTGAAATAAGGGACGAAGGGCGCCATCACCCCCAAATTTCTATTGAGGATAATGAAGTCGAAGAGGATGAGTTCAG TATGTCTTCTTATGATGGGGATCAAGGTGACAGCCTTGACATCAAGCCTCCCCAGGCTGTAGTACAGCGTCGGGAGAAGCGTGAAAAACGTGACAAGAGAGATCGGCATCGCCACAAGGCTGAGCGGCATAAAGAGCGTCATCGTAATCGAGAGCACCGGGGCCATGAAGAAAGGCGCCGTGACCACCGAAGACATAG AGACCGAAGCGAGGGTGAGAGACGAGAGACTCGTGAAGTTCGTGAGGCCCGACGACATGAAAAACGACATGAGAGAGTGCCCAAACATGAGAGGCCTGTTATTGATCTACGCAGTAAGATTGAAAAGAGAAAGATGGTCGACAGAGACATG GAGAGACGACGAGAACGGGAGCGTGAAGAGTACTATGTAGATGAAAGGGACCAATATGAGCGCATTGAGTATCATCGCGAACATCAAGGCCGTGGTGGAATGGGAGGAGGTGGCGGAATGGGTGGCAATGAATATGCTCCATATCCTCACCACAGACGAGAGGAGAGACCATTGGTTCAGTTGTCACCGAGGGAGCGAGCTGAACGTGATAGAAGGATGGAGAGATTCCTCGTCGCAG ATAAACAAAAGGAGTTATCACAGCGAGAAGCTGAGACAAGAAGACAGAGACGGGAGGAAGAGAGACGTGAGGAGGAGAGACGAGACGAGCACCAAGTGGGGCGTCATCGTGGGGACATGTTACAACACAGACATAGTAGGACTCACTCTCCCAATGAAATGCCAATACAGAAGAAGCGGAAACATCACCATGATCCTTATCCCTCTACAG AACCCACTGAAGAAGTTACAATTGTAAGcgatgaggaggaagagggtgagtACGAAGAAATTATGGAGCCTGAAGTTCGCAAGGGTTCCAAAGAGCGAAGATCAGACGAAGagggaaaaaagaaaaagaaagatgacAGCAGAGTGGTGACTCAGGTAGAGTCTGGTGCCAGCGGCTCCTCTGACAGTGAATCTGACTCAG ATAGTGACAGCACGAGCAGTGAGACAGAGGTGgaggaggatgaagaggaggaggaggatgaggaggaagaggaggaggaggagaaggatgacGATACTGTTAAGAAGGAGAAAGACTCTG GTGATCTGTCTGTGTCGGGCAGTGGCTCTGGATCGGCAAGATCGGGTACTCTTTCACCTAACCAAGCTGGCCGCTATGAAGACTCTCCCAC CGTGGAGGACCGACGATCAGACCGTGAAGAGGCTAATTACATACCGGATTCATCTCCTGAATCTCCATTAGAACTCAAGGAAGATTTACCCTCATACTATCCTGCTATCATGGGCTGCCGTTCTGTTGATGAGTTTGAGTGTCTGAATAG GATTGAGGAGGGAACTTATGGGGTGGTGTACAGAGCCAGGGAAAAAGCAACAAATCAAATAGTTGCTCTCAAGAGACTTaagatggagaaggaaaaggagggTTTTCCTATTACCTCACTGCGAGAGGTCAACACGCTGCTCAAG GGACAGCACGATAACATAGTGACTGTGAGAGAAATTGTGGTGGGAAGCAACATGGACAAAATCTACATTGTTATGGACTATGTAGAACACGACCTGAAGAGCCTCATGGAGACGATGCGACAGAAGAAGCAGATGTTTACCATCGGGGAGGTGAAGACTCTGATGAGACAGCTACTGAGAGCTGTGCATCATCTACATGACAACTGGATTCTCCACAGAGATCTCAAGACGTCCAATTTGCTCCTCTCTCATCGGGGCATTTTGAAG GTTGGAGACTTTGGCTTGGCCCGAGAATATGGTTCACCGCTCAAGCATTACACTCCTATAGTGGTGACCCTCTGGTATCGTGCTCCCGAACTCCTGCTTGGGGCGAAGCAGTACTCCACCCACATTGATGTCTGGTCTGTCGGCTGCATCTTCGGCGAGCTGCTTGGCATGGAGCCCATGTTCCCTGGAAAGTCAGAAATTGATCAGCTTAATAAGATTTTCAAG GATCTCGGAACACCAAGTGAAAAGATCTGGCCTGGCTACAGCCAGTTGCCCCTTGTGAAAAAGACGCAGTTTGCAGATTTTCCGTATAACCATCTGCGTGATAGGTTCAAGACAAGGCTGTCTGACCAGGGATTTAGCCTTCTTAACAG GTTCCTAACATATAACCCTCAGAAGCGCATTACATGTCACGAAGCAATAAGTCATGAATATTTTCACAAAGAGGCTCCAGCACCAGTGGATCCTGCAATGTTTCCAACGTGGCCAGCCAAGTCAGAAAATCCTCATGGCCGCTCCAAAAAAACTGGCCTCAGTCCCAAGCCCCCATCTGGTGGCAAGAACTTCAAGGAATTG GCTGATGTGGATGATGAGCTGGCTGCTAGAGGATTCTTTTTGGGTGGAGCAAGTGCGAGTGGACCTGGCTTTGTTCTTAAGATGTAA
- the LOC123769784 gene encoding cyclin-dependent kinase 11B isoform X6, with the protein MDSHEEDGEIRDEGRHHPQISIEDNEVEEDEFSMSSYDGDQGDSLDIKPPQAVVQRREKREKRDKRDRHRHKAERHKERHRNREHRGHEERRRDHRRHRDRSEGERRETREVREARRHEKRHERVPKHERPVIDLRSKIEKRKMVDRDMERRREREREEYYVDERDQYERIEYHREHQGRGGMGGGGGMGGNEYAPYPHHRREERPLVQLSPRERAERDRRMERFLVAEPTEEVTIVSDEEEEGEYEEIMEPEVRKGSKERRSDEEGKKKKKDDSRVVTQVESGASGSSDSESDSERARSPTPPQRSQYHSDSTSSETEVEEDEEEEEDEEEEEEEEKDDDTVKKEKDSGDLSVSGSGSGSARSGTLSPNQAGRYEDSPTVEDRRSDREEANYIPDSSPESPLELKEDLPSYYPAIMGCRSVDEFECLNRIEEGTYGVVYRAREKATNQIVALKRLKMEKEKEGFPITSLREVNTLLKGQHDNIVTVREIVVGSNMDKIYIVMDYVEHDLKSLMETMRQKKQMFTIGEVKTLMRQLLRAVHHLHDNWILHRDLKTSNLLLSHRGILKVGDFGLAREYGSPLKHYTPIVVTLWYRAPELLLGAKQYSTHIDVWSVGCIFGELLGMEPMFPGKSEIDQLNKIFKDLGTPSEKIWPGYSQLPLVKKTQFADFPYNHLRDRFKTRLSDQGFSLLNRFLTYNPQKRITCHEAISHEYFHKEAPAPVDPAMFPTWPAKSENPHGRSKKTGLSPKPPSGGKNFKELADVDDELAARGFFLGGASASGPGFVLKM; encoded by the exons ATGGATAGTCATGAAGAAGACGGTGAAATAAGGGACGAAGGGCGCCATCACCCCCAAATTTCTATTGAGGATAATGAAGTCGAAGAGGATGAGTTCAG TATGTCTTCTTATGATGGGGATCAAGGTGACAGCCTTGACATCAAGCCTCCCCAGGCTGTAGTACAGCGTCGGGAGAAGCGTGAAAAACGTGACAAGAGAGATCGGCATCGCCACAAGGCTGAGCGGCATAAAGAGCGTCATCGTAATCGAGAGCACCGGGGCCATGAAGAAAGGCGCCGTGACCACCGAAGACATAG AGACCGAAGCGAGGGTGAGAGACGAGAGACTCGTGAAGTTCGTGAGGCCCGACGACATGAAAAACGACATGAGAGAGTGCCCAAACATGAGAGGCCTGTTATTGATCTACGCAGTAAGATTGAAAAGAGAAAGATGGTCGACAGAGACATG GAGAGACGACGAGAACGGGAGCGTGAAGAGTACTATGTAGATGAAAGGGACCAATATGAGCGCATTGAGTATCATCGCGAACATCAAGGCCGTGGTGGAATGGGAGGAGGTGGCGGAATGGGTGGCAATGAATATGCTCCATATCCTCACCACAGACGAGAGGAGAGACCATTGGTTCAGTTGTCACCGAGGGAGCGAGCTGAACGTGATAGAAGGATGGAGAGATTCCTCGTCGCAG AACCCACTGAAGAAGTTACAATTGTAAGcgatgaggaggaagagggtgagtACGAAGAAATTATGGAGCCTGAAGTTCGCAAGGGTTCCAAAGAGCGAAGATCAGACGAAGagggaaaaaagaaaaagaaagatgacAGCAGAGTGGTGACTCAGGTAGAGTCTGGTGCCAGCGGCTCCTCTGACAGTGAATCTGACTCAG AGAGGGCACGCTCCCCCACGCCCCCTCAGAGGAGTCAGTACC ATAGTGACAGCACGAGCAGTGAGACAGAGGTGgaggaggatgaagaggaggaggaggatgaggaggaagaggaggaggaggagaaggatgacGATACTGTTAAGAAGGAGAAAGACTCTG GTGATCTGTCTGTGTCGGGCAGTGGCTCTGGATCGGCAAGATCGGGTACTCTTTCACCTAACCAAGCTGGCCGCTATGAAGACTCTCCCAC CGTGGAGGACCGACGATCAGACCGTGAAGAGGCTAATTACATACCGGATTCATCTCCTGAATCTCCATTAGAACTCAAGGAAGATTTACCCTCATACTATCCTGCTATCATGGGCTGCCGTTCTGTTGATGAGTTTGAGTGTCTGAATAG GATTGAGGAGGGAACTTATGGGGTGGTGTACAGAGCCAGGGAAAAAGCAACAAATCAAATAGTTGCTCTCAAGAGACTTaagatggagaaggaaaaggagggTTTTCCTATTACCTCACTGCGAGAGGTCAACACGCTGCTCAAG GGACAGCACGATAACATAGTGACTGTGAGAGAAATTGTGGTGGGAAGCAACATGGACAAAATCTACATTGTTATGGACTATGTAGAACACGACCTGAAGAGCCTCATGGAGACGATGCGACAGAAGAAGCAGATGTTTACCATCGGGGAGGTGAAGACTCTGATGAGACAGCTACTGAGAGCTGTGCATCATCTACATGACAACTGGATTCTCCACAGAGATCTCAAGACGTCCAATTTGCTCCTCTCTCATCGGGGCATTTTGAAG GTTGGAGACTTTGGCTTGGCCCGAGAATATGGTTCACCGCTCAAGCATTACACTCCTATAGTGGTGACCCTCTGGTATCGTGCTCCCGAACTCCTGCTTGGGGCGAAGCAGTACTCCACCCACATTGATGTCTGGTCTGTCGGCTGCATCTTCGGCGAGCTGCTTGGCATGGAGCCCATGTTCCCTGGAAAGTCAGAAATTGATCAGCTTAATAAGATTTTCAAG GATCTCGGAACACCAAGTGAAAAGATCTGGCCTGGCTACAGCCAGTTGCCCCTTGTGAAAAAGACGCAGTTTGCAGATTTTCCGTATAACCATCTGCGTGATAGGTTCAAGACAAGGCTGTCTGACCAGGGATTTAGCCTTCTTAACAG GTTCCTAACATATAACCCTCAGAAGCGCATTACATGTCACGAAGCAATAAGTCATGAATATTTTCACAAAGAGGCTCCAGCACCAGTGGATCCTGCAATGTTTCCAACGTGGCCAGCCAAGTCAGAAAATCCTCATGGCCGCTCCAAAAAAACTGGCCTCAGTCCCAAGCCCCCATCTGGTGGCAAGAACTTCAAGGAATTG GCTGATGTGGATGATGAGCTGGCTGCTAGAGGATTCTTTTTGGGTGGAGCAAGTGCGAGTGGACCTGGCTTTGTTCTTAAGATGTAA
- the LOC123769784 gene encoding cyclin-dependent kinase 11B isoform X7, translated as MDSHEEDGEIRDEGRHHPQISIEDNEVEEDEFSMSSYDGDQGDSLDIKPPQAVVQRREKREKRDKRDRHRHKAERHKERHRNREHRGHEERRRDHRRHRDRSEGERRETREVREARRHEKRHERVPKHERPVIDLRSKIEKRKMVDRDMERRREREREEYYVDERDQYERIEYHREHQGRGGMGGGGGMGGNEYAPYPHHRREERPLVQLSPRERAERDRRMERFLVAEPTEEVTIVSDEEEEGEYEEIMEPEVRKGSKERRSDEEGKKKKKDDSRVVTQVESGASGSSDSESDSDSDSTSSETEVEEDEEEEEDEEEEEEEEKDDDTVKKEKDSGDLSVSGSGSGSARSGTLSPNQAGRYEDSPTVEDRRSDREEANYIPDSSPESPLELKEDLPSYYPAIMGCRSVDEFECLNRIEEGTYGVVYRAREKATNQIVALKRLKMEKEKEGFPITSLREVNTLLKGQHDNIVTVREIVVGSNMDKIYIVMDYVEHDLKSLMETMRQKKQMFTIGEVKTLMRQLLRAVHHLHDNWILHRDLKTSNLLLSHRGILKVGDFGLAREYGSPLKHYTPIVVTLWYRAPELLLGAKQYSTHIDVWSVGCIFGELLGMEPMFPGKSEIDQLNKIFKDLGTPSEKIWPGYSQLPLVKKTQFADFPYNHLRDRFKTRLSDQGFSLLNRFLTYNPQKRITCHEAISHEYFHKEAPAPVDPAMFPTWPAKSENPHGRSKKTGLSPKPPSGGKNFKELADVDDELAARGFFLGGASASGPGFVLKM; from the exons ATGGATAGTCATGAAGAAGACGGTGAAATAAGGGACGAAGGGCGCCATCACCCCCAAATTTCTATTGAGGATAATGAAGTCGAAGAGGATGAGTTCAG TATGTCTTCTTATGATGGGGATCAAGGTGACAGCCTTGACATCAAGCCTCCCCAGGCTGTAGTACAGCGTCGGGAGAAGCGTGAAAAACGTGACAAGAGAGATCGGCATCGCCACAAGGCTGAGCGGCATAAAGAGCGTCATCGTAATCGAGAGCACCGGGGCCATGAAGAAAGGCGCCGTGACCACCGAAGACATAG AGACCGAAGCGAGGGTGAGAGACGAGAGACTCGTGAAGTTCGTGAGGCCCGACGACATGAAAAACGACATGAGAGAGTGCCCAAACATGAGAGGCCTGTTATTGATCTACGCAGTAAGATTGAAAAGAGAAAGATGGTCGACAGAGACATG GAGAGACGACGAGAACGGGAGCGTGAAGAGTACTATGTAGATGAAAGGGACCAATATGAGCGCATTGAGTATCATCGCGAACATCAAGGCCGTGGTGGAATGGGAGGAGGTGGCGGAATGGGTGGCAATGAATATGCTCCATATCCTCACCACAGACGAGAGGAGAGACCATTGGTTCAGTTGTCACCGAGGGAGCGAGCTGAACGTGATAGAAGGATGGAGAGATTCCTCGTCGCAG AACCCACTGAAGAAGTTACAATTGTAAGcgatgaggaggaagagggtgagtACGAAGAAATTATGGAGCCTGAAGTTCGCAAGGGTTCCAAAGAGCGAAGATCAGACGAAGagggaaaaaagaaaaagaaagatgacAGCAGAGTGGTGACTCAGGTAGAGTCTGGTGCCAGCGGCTCCTCTGACAGTGAATCTGACTCAG ATAGTGACAGCACGAGCAGTGAGACAGAGGTGgaggaggatgaagaggaggaggaggatgaggaggaagaggaggaggaggagaaggatgacGATACTGTTAAGAAGGAGAAAGACTCTG GTGATCTGTCTGTGTCGGGCAGTGGCTCTGGATCGGCAAGATCGGGTACTCTTTCACCTAACCAAGCTGGCCGCTATGAAGACTCTCCCAC CGTGGAGGACCGACGATCAGACCGTGAAGAGGCTAATTACATACCGGATTCATCTCCTGAATCTCCATTAGAACTCAAGGAAGATTTACCCTCATACTATCCTGCTATCATGGGCTGCCGTTCTGTTGATGAGTTTGAGTGTCTGAATAG GATTGAGGAGGGAACTTATGGGGTGGTGTACAGAGCCAGGGAAAAAGCAACAAATCAAATAGTTGCTCTCAAGAGACTTaagatggagaaggaaaaggagggTTTTCCTATTACCTCACTGCGAGAGGTCAACACGCTGCTCAAG GGACAGCACGATAACATAGTGACTGTGAGAGAAATTGTGGTGGGAAGCAACATGGACAAAATCTACATTGTTATGGACTATGTAGAACACGACCTGAAGAGCCTCATGGAGACGATGCGACAGAAGAAGCAGATGTTTACCATCGGGGAGGTGAAGACTCTGATGAGACAGCTACTGAGAGCTGTGCATCATCTACATGACAACTGGATTCTCCACAGAGATCTCAAGACGTCCAATTTGCTCCTCTCTCATCGGGGCATTTTGAAG GTTGGAGACTTTGGCTTGGCCCGAGAATATGGTTCACCGCTCAAGCATTACACTCCTATAGTGGTGACCCTCTGGTATCGTGCTCCCGAACTCCTGCTTGGGGCGAAGCAGTACTCCACCCACATTGATGTCTGGTCTGTCGGCTGCATCTTCGGCGAGCTGCTTGGCATGGAGCCCATGTTCCCTGGAAAGTCAGAAATTGATCAGCTTAATAAGATTTTCAAG GATCTCGGAACACCAAGTGAAAAGATCTGGCCTGGCTACAGCCAGTTGCCCCTTGTGAAAAAGACGCAGTTTGCAGATTTTCCGTATAACCATCTGCGTGATAGGTTCAAGACAAGGCTGTCTGACCAGGGATTTAGCCTTCTTAACAG GTTCCTAACATATAACCCTCAGAAGCGCATTACATGTCACGAAGCAATAAGTCATGAATATTTTCACAAAGAGGCTCCAGCACCAGTGGATCCTGCAATGTTTCCAACGTGGCCAGCCAAGTCAGAAAATCCTCATGGCCGCTCCAAAAAAACTGGCCTCAGTCCCAAGCCCCCATCTGGTGGCAAGAACTTCAAGGAATTG GCTGATGTGGATGATGAGCTGGCTGCTAGAGGATTCTTTTTGGGTGGAGCAAGTGCGAGTGGACCTGGCTTTGTTCTTAAGATGTAA
- the LOC123769784 gene encoding cyclin-dependent kinase 11B isoform X3, giving the protein MDSHEEDGEIRDEGRHHPQISIEDNEVEEDEFRSGMSSYDGDQGDSLDIKPPQAVVQRREKREKRDKRDRHRHKAERHKERHRNREHRGHEERRRDHRRHRDRSEGERRETREVREARRHEKRHERVPKHERPVIDLRSKIEKRKMVDRDMERRREREREEYYVDERDQYERIEYHREHQGRGGMGGGGGMGGNEYAPYPHHRREERPLVQLSPRERAERDRRMERFLVADKQKELSQREAETRRQRREEERREEERRDEHQVGRHRGDMLQHRHSRTHSPNEMPIQKKRKHHHDPYPSTEPTEEVTIVSDEEEEGEYEEIMEPEVRKGSKERRSDEEGKKKKKDDSRVVTQVESGASGSSDSESDSDSDSTSSETEVEEDEEEEEDEEEEEEEEKDDDTVKKEKDSGDLSVSGSGSGSARSGTLSPNQAGRYEDSPTVEDRRSDREEANYIPDSSPESPLELKEDLPSYYPAIMGCRSVDEFECLNRIEEGTYGVVYRAREKATNQIVALKRLKMEKEKEGFPITSLREVNTLLKGQHDNIVTVREIVVGSNMDKIYIVMDYVEHDLKSLMETMRQKKQMFTIGEVKTLMRQLLRAVHHLHDNWILHRDLKTSNLLLSHRGILKVGDFGLAREYGSPLKHYTPIVVTLWYRAPELLLGAKQYSTHIDVWSVGCIFGELLGMEPMFPGKSEIDQLNKIFKDLGTPSEKIWPGYSQLPLVKKTQFADFPYNHLRDRFKTRLSDQGFSLLNRFLTYNPQKRITCHEAISHEYFHKEAPAPVDPAMFPTWPAKSENPHGRSKKTGLSPKPPSGGKNFKELADVDDELAARGFFLGGASASGPGFVLKM; this is encoded by the exons ATGGATAGTCATGAAGAAGACGGTGAAATAAGGGACGAAGGGCGCCATCACCCCCAAATTTCTATTGAGGATAATGAAGTCGAAGAGGATGAGTTCAGGTCCGG TATGTCTTCTTATGATGGGGATCAAGGTGACAGCCTTGACATCAAGCCTCCCCAGGCTGTAGTACAGCGTCGGGAGAAGCGTGAAAAACGTGACAAGAGAGATCGGCATCGCCACAAGGCTGAGCGGCATAAAGAGCGTCATCGTAATCGAGAGCACCGGGGCCATGAAGAAAGGCGCCGTGACCACCGAAGACATAG AGACCGAAGCGAGGGTGAGAGACGAGAGACTCGTGAAGTTCGTGAGGCCCGACGACATGAAAAACGACATGAGAGAGTGCCCAAACATGAGAGGCCTGTTATTGATCTACGCAGTAAGATTGAAAAGAGAAAGATGGTCGACAGAGACATG GAGAGACGACGAGAACGGGAGCGTGAAGAGTACTATGTAGATGAAAGGGACCAATATGAGCGCATTGAGTATCATCGCGAACATCAAGGCCGTGGTGGAATGGGAGGAGGTGGCGGAATGGGTGGCAATGAATATGCTCCATATCCTCACCACAGACGAGAGGAGAGACCATTGGTTCAGTTGTCACCGAGGGAGCGAGCTGAACGTGATAGAAGGATGGAGAGATTCCTCGTCGCAG ATAAACAAAAGGAGTTATCACAGCGAGAAGCTGAGACAAGAAGACAGAGACGGGAGGAAGAGAGACGTGAGGAGGAGAGACGAGACGAGCACCAAGTGGGGCGTCATCGTGGGGACATGTTACAACACAGACATAGTAGGACTCACTCTCCCAATGAAATGCCAATACAGAAGAAGCGGAAACATCACCATGATCCTTATCCCTCTACAG AACCCACTGAAGAAGTTACAATTGTAAGcgatgaggaggaagagggtgagtACGAAGAAATTATGGAGCCTGAAGTTCGCAAGGGTTCCAAAGAGCGAAGATCAGACGAAGagggaaaaaagaaaaagaaagatgacAGCAGAGTGGTGACTCAGGTAGAGTCTGGTGCCAGCGGCTCCTCTGACAGTGAATCTGACTCAG ATAGTGACAGCACGAGCAGTGAGACAGAGGTGgaggaggatgaagaggaggaggaggatgaggaggaagaggaggaggaggagaaggatgacGATACTGTTAAGAAGGAGAAAGACTCTG GTGATCTGTCTGTGTCGGGCAGTGGCTCTGGATCGGCAAGATCGGGTACTCTTTCACCTAACCAAGCTGGCCGCTATGAAGACTCTCCCAC CGTGGAGGACCGACGATCAGACCGTGAAGAGGCTAATTACATACCGGATTCATCTCCTGAATCTCCATTAGAACTCAAGGAAGATTTACCCTCATACTATCCTGCTATCATGGGCTGCCGTTCTGTTGATGAGTTTGAGTGTCTGAATAG GATTGAGGAGGGAACTTATGGGGTGGTGTACAGAGCCAGGGAAAAAGCAACAAATCAAATAGTTGCTCTCAAGAGACTTaagatggagaaggaaaaggagggTTTTCCTATTACCTCACTGCGAGAGGTCAACACGCTGCTCAAG GGACAGCACGATAACATAGTGACTGTGAGAGAAATTGTGGTGGGAAGCAACATGGACAAAATCTACATTGTTATGGACTATGTAGAACACGACCTGAAGAGCCTCATGGAGACGATGCGACAGAAGAAGCAGATGTTTACCATCGGGGAGGTGAAGACTCTGATGAGACAGCTACTGAGAGCTGTGCATCATCTACATGACAACTGGATTCTCCACAGAGATCTCAAGACGTCCAATTTGCTCCTCTCTCATCGGGGCATTTTGAAG GTTGGAGACTTTGGCTTGGCCCGAGAATATGGTTCACCGCTCAAGCATTACACTCCTATAGTGGTGACCCTCTGGTATCGTGCTCCCGAACTCCTGCTTGGGGCGAAGCAGTACTCCACCCACATTGATGTCTGGTCTGTCGGCTGCATCTTCGGCGAGCTGCTTGGCATGGAGCCCATGTTCCCTGGAAAGTCAGAAATTGATCAGCTTAATAAGATTTTCAAG GATCTCGGAACACCAAGTGAAAAGATCTGGCCTGGCTACAGCCAGTTGCCCCTTGTGAAAAAGACGCAGTTTGCAGATTTTCCGTATAACCATCTGCGTGATAGGTTCAAGACAAGGCTGTCTGACCAGGGATTTAGCCTTCTTAACAG GTTCCTAACATATAACCCTCAGAAGCGCATTACATGTCACGAAGCAATAAGTCATGAATATTTTCACAAAGAGGCTCCAGCACCAGTGGATCCTGCAATGTTTCCAACGTGGCCAGCCAAGTCAGAAAATCCTCATGGCCGCTCCAAAAAAACTGGCCTCAGTCCCAAGCCCCCATCTGGTGGCAAGAACTTCAAGGAATTG GCTGATGTGGATGATGAGCTGGCTGCTAGAGGATTCTTTTTGGGTGGAGCAAGTGCGAGTGGACCTGGCTTTGTTCTTAAGATGTAA